DNA from Methylobacterium currus:
AAGGACGACACCGCCCTCCTGGCGAAGATCAATGCCGGGCTCGCCAAGATCAAGGAGAGCGGCGAGCTGGCCAAGATCCTGGAGAAATGGGGCCTCCAGCCCTCCGTGAACCCGTCCTGAGCGGGCCGGCCCGTCCATGGACAGCTTCCTGTCTGACGCCCGCGAGTTCGTTCCGATCCTGCTCCAGGGTGTGTGGCTGACGATCCTGATCACGGTGGGCTCGCTCGTGGTCTCGACCGCGCTCGGCCTCGTCTGGGCGATGATGCGGGTCTCGGGCGTGCGCGCCCTCTCGTTCTTCGCCGCGACCTTCATCAACGTGATCCGGGGCATCCCGATCATCGTGCAGCTGTTCTACATCTACTTCGTGCTGCCGGATTTCGGGCTGTCGCTCACGGCGGTGCAGGCGGGCGTGCTGGGCTTAGGCCTCGCCTACTCGGCCTACCAGGCCGAGAATTTCCGGGCCGCCATCGAGGCGATCGACAAGGGCCAGGTCGAGGCGGCGCAGACCATCGGCATGGGCTGGGGGCTGACCATGCGGCGTGTGCTGCTGCCGCAGGCCTTCCGCACCGCGTTGCCGCCCTTCGGCAACGTGATGATCATGATGCTGAAGGATTCGTCGCAGGCCTCCACCATCACGGTGGCGGAGCTGGCGCTGCAAGGCAAGCTCATCGCCTCGGCGACCTTCAAGAACACCAGCGTGTTCACTCTGGTGGCGCTGATGTACCTGACCTTGAGCCTGCCGCTGATCCTGATCGTGCGTCACTTCGAGAAGCAGGCCGGCCGGCGATGATCGAGCTCGACGACGTCCGCAAGTCCTACGGGGCGCTGCCGGTCCTCAAGGGCATCACCGCCCAGGTGCGGAAGGGCGAGGTGGTCTGCGTGATCGGGCCGTCGGGCTCGGGCAAGTCCACGGTCCTGCGCTGCATCAACGGTCTCGAATCCTACGATGGCGGGACGATCCGCGTGAACGGTCGCCGGGTCGACCGGGCCGACCGCTCGATCCGCGCCGTGCGGGTCCAGGTCTCGATGGTGTTCCAGCGCTTCAACCTGTTTCCCCACCGTACGGCGCTCGAGAACGTCATCGAGGGGCCGATCTACGTGAAGGGCGAGAACCGGCGGGAGGCGACCGAGCGCGGCCGGGCGCTGCTCGCCCGGGTCGGCCTCGCCGGCAAGGAGGAGGCTCATCCGTCGAAGCTCTCGGGCGGCCAGCAGCAGCGGGTCGCCATCGCCCGGGCGCTGGCCATGCGGCCCGACGCGATCCTGTTCGACGAGCCGACCTCGGCCCTCGATCCGGAGCTCGTCGGCGAGGTCTTAGGCGTGATGCGCGGGCTCGCCGAGGAGGGGATGACCATGGTGGTCGTGACCCACGAGATGAGCTTTGCCCGCGAGGTCGCCGACCGGGTGCTCTTCCTCGACGGCGGCGTGATCGTCGAGGAGGGGCCGGCCCGCGAGGTGCTGGGCCGGCCGCAGCAGCCCCGCACCCAGGACTTCCTGAGACGGGTGCTGAACCCGCTGTGACGAGTTCCGAGCCGAGTTCCGAGCCGAGTTCCGAGCCATGACCGAACCCTTCCCCCTCGGGCCCGCCCTCTGGGCCACGACGGCCGCGCCCCCGCCCGCCACGCAGCCCCTCGCCGAATCCGGCCGGGCCGACGTGGTGGTGATCGGCGGCGGCTTCTGCGGCCTCTCGACGGCGCTCCACCTCGCGGAAGGAGGCCTGAAGCCCGTCTTGCTCGAGGCCCGCGAGATCGGCTTCGGCGGATCGGGCCGCAACGGCGGCCAGGTGATCCCGGGCCTCAAGCACGATCCCGACGAACTCGTGCAGATGTTCGGGGCGGAACGCGGCGAGCGCCTCGCCGCCTTCGGGGCCGGCACCGCCGACGCGGTGTTCGACCTCATCGCGAAGCACCGGATGGACGTGCCCCACACCCGCACCGGCTGGATCCAGGGCGCCCATACCGACGAGGGGCTGGCCCAGGCGGAACGCCGGGCGGAGCAATGGGCGCGGCGCGGCGCCCCGGCGCGCCTCCTCGACAAGGCCGAGACCGACCGGCTCCTCGGCTCCGAGCGCTACCGCGGCGGCTGGCTCGACGGGCGCGGCGGGGCGGTGCAGCCGCTTTCCTACGCCCGCGGCCTCGCGCGGGCGGCCCTGGCGGCCGGCGCCCGCATCCATACCGGCACCCCGGTGACCGGCCTGTCGCGGCAGGGCGATGTCTGGACGGTGCGGACCGCGTCCGGACCGAGCCTGACCACCGAGCGGGTGGTGCTCTGCACCAACGGCTATTCGGGCGACCTGTGGCCGAACTTGCGCCAGACGATCATCGCGGCGAACTCGTTCCAGGTCGCCACGACGCCGCTCTCCGACAACCTGCGCCGCACGGTGCTGCCGGAGGGCCAGGTCTCCTCCGACACCCGCAAGCTCCTGCTCTATTTCCGCCTCGACCATACCGGCCGGCTGCTGCTCGGCGGGCGCGGGCCGTTCCGCGAGCCCAGAGGGCAGAGCGACTGGGCGCACCTGGAGCGGATCGTCCCGAAACTGTTCCCGCAGCTCGCCGGGATCGGCTTCGATCACCGCTGGTGCGGACGGGTCGCGGTCACCCGCGACTACCTGCCTCACCTGCATGCCCCCGAGCCCGGCCTCCTCATCGATATCGGCTGCCAGGGCCGCGGCGTCGGCCTGCAGACCCGCATGGGTCAGGCGATCGCCGCCTCTATCGCCCGGGGCGACGCCGATGCGCTGCCGCTCGCCCCCACCCCGATCACGCCGCTGCCGCTGCACGGGCTGCACCGGCTCTACGCCTCGGCGGTGGTGGCCTGGTACCGGCTGCGGGATGGAGGGTTGTGACGGCGGCAAGTCGATCGCCGCTGGGGCGCTGCTCCGATCTCTCTACCGACGCGCGCCGATGCCGCGTGTCACCCGTCAGGTCCAGTCGTGACGCTAGGGGAGTGGCACCCTGTGGCGGGAATATTTTCCGGGCGTCGGTCAATATCTGTTCCTCGCCGGTCCGAGCGGGGACGAGATCGCTGCGCTAGCCCAGCCATATTGTATTTTCTCGCTGGAAGGCGGCCGTTCCGGCCGGGCCGGTGCGCCCGGGGGCAGTCGGCGCGATACGATCTCTGCGCCCTTGAAATCGAAGCTCGCCTCTATACTCGGCCCCTCTCCCGACGAATCCGAAATCCGGCACCCGGCTTCATGGCTCCTTAAACCTGCAGCGCATACATGTCGGATCTGCGTGTTCTCTTTGACCAGACGAGAGCTGTGGACTCGACGATCAAGATCTTACGGCCCACGGAGGCCCCGCGCCGCCGCTCCTTCCGGATGGTGGCGGCATCCGCCGGCCTGCTGGCGGCGCTGATCGCGACCACAGCGGGGCTGCTGGTGCGCAGCCTGCACGAGCACGCAGTCACGGAGACCGAGCGCAGCTTGGTCGGCCTCTCCACGGTCCTCGCTGACCAGGCCGACCGTGCGCTGCAATCGATCGAGCTGGTCCAGGACACTGTGATCGGCGAGGTCCGGAGCGCGCAGGTGGCGAGCGAGGAGGCCTACGCGGCGTTCGCCGGTCGGGAGCCGCTGCACGAGGCGCTCAAGACCCGGATCGCCGCCTTGCCGCAGGTGAACGCCGTCACGGTGATCGACCGCCGCGGCACCCTTCTGAACTTCAGCCGCTACTGGCCGATCCCGACGGTCAACATCGCCGACCGGGACTACTTCAAGGCCCTCGCGACCGATCCCGCCCTCGACCGCTTCATCAGCCGGCCGGTGCAGAATCGCGGCGACGGGGTGTGGACGATCTACATCGCCCGCAAGGTGCGGGCTC
Protein-coding regions in this window:
- a CDS encoding amino acid ABC transporter permease, producing the protein MDSFLSDAREFVPILLQGVWLTILITVGSLVVSTALGLVWAMMRVSGVRALSFFAATFINVIRGIPIIVQLFYIYFVLPDFGLSLTAVQAGVLGLGLAYSAYQAENFRAAIEAIDKGQVEAAQTIGMGWGLTMRRVLLPQAFRTALPPFGNVMIMMLKDSSQASTITVAELALQGKLIASATFKNTSVFTLVALMYLTLSLPLILIVRHFEKQAGRR
- a CDS encoding amino acid ABC transporter ATP-binding protein produces the protein MIELDDVRKSYGALPVLKGITAQVRKGEVVCVIGPSGSGKSTVLRCINGLESYDGGTIRVNGRRVDRADRSIRAVRVQVSMVFQRFNLFPHRTALENVIEGPIYVKGENRREATERGRALLARVGLAGKEEAHPSKLSGGQQQRVAIARALAMRPDAILFDEPTSALDPELVGEVLGVMRGLAEEGMTMVVVTHEMSFAREVADRVLFLDGGVIVEEGPAREVLGRPQQPRTQDFLRRVLNPL
- a CDS encoding NAD(P)/FAD-dependent oxidoreductase, which produces MTEPFPLGPALWATTAAPPPATQPLAESGRADVVVIGGGFCGLSTALHLAEGGLKPVLLEAREIGFGGSGRNGGQVIPGLKHDPDELVQMFGAERGERLAAFGAGTADAVFDLIAKHRMDVPHTRTGWIQGAHTDEGLAQAERRAEQWARRGAPARLLDKAETDRLLGSERYRGGWLDGRGGAVQPLSYARGLARAALAAGARIHTGTPVTGLSRQGDVWTVRTASGPSLTTERVVLCTNGYSGDLWPNLRQTIIAANSFQVATTPLSDNLRRTVLPEGQVSSDTRKLLLYFRLDHTGRLLLGGRGPFREPRGQSDWAHLERIVPKLFPQLAGIGFDHRWCGRVAVTRDYLPHLHAPEPGLLIDIGCQGRGVGLQTRMGQAIAASIARGDADALPLAPTPITPLPLHGLHRLYASAVVAWYRLRDGGL